In Pseudoalteromonas marina, a genomic segment contains:
- the rsxG gene encoding electron transport complex subunit RsxG — MIVSSMAKNGAILTAFALVTTGLVATIDALTADKIAEQEQLYLTSQLHEVLDPNTYDNDLSKDCIVITDERLGPYNSQVIYRARKNNQPVALVVRHVTPNGYSGDIKLLTAILRDGTVAGVRTTKHEETPGLGDKIEIKKSSWITTFKGLTVHSEDDNRWAVKKDDGQFDQFTGATITPRAVVNSVKNAVLFAQNEFDTIFTAPSSQCEEVSQ; from the coding sequence ATGATTGTTTCATCTATGGCAAAAAACGGCGCTATTTTAACTGCGTTTGCCCTTGTAACCACTGGGCTAGTGGCAACTATTGATGCATTAACGGCGGATAAAATTGCAGAGCAAGAGCAACTATACTTAACATCACAATTGCACGAAGTACTTGACCCTAATACCTACGACAATGACTTGTCGAAAGACTGTATCGTTATTACAGATGAGCGACTAGGACCATATAATTCGCAAGTTATCTACCGTGCACGAAAAAATAACCAACCAGTCGCCCTTGTTGTTAGGCACGTAACACCAAACGGTTACAGTGGCGATATAAAGCTTTTAACCGCCATATTACGCGATGGAACTGTAGCGGGTGTGCGAACCACTAAACACGAAGAAACACCAGGGTTAGGCGACAAAATAGAAATTAAAAAATCATCATGGATCACCACATTCAAAGGCTTAACGGTGCACAGTGAAGACGATAACCGCTGGGCTGTGAAAAAGGATGACGGCCAATTTGATCAGTTCACTGGGGCAACAATTACGCCTCGTGCAGTTGTAAATTCAGTTAAAAACGCCGTATTATTTGCGCAAAATGAGTTTGATACTATTTTTACAGCCCCAAGTAGCCAGTGTGAAGAGGTAAGCCAATGA
- the rsxD gene encoding electron transport complex subunit RsxD — MKLTMASSPHNHSHKSLTRLMLTVIAACIPGLIAQVFFFGTGVLIQLALAFVAVTAFEAAVMLIRKRPVWPALSDGSAWLTAVLLALSIPPFAPWWIIIIGCLFSIVIVKQLYGGLGFNLFNPAMAAYVLLLVSFPVQMTAWLPVTDLASNPIGFIEQLRLIFTDFTSTGYSLDQVRAGIDGTTMATPLDTIKTDVAHGLTVSESMQKPIFNEWAGQGWMWVNLGFLAGGLYLLKEKVINWHIPVSFIGSLALCSAIGYIAAPGTEPGTVFHLLSGATMMGAFFIATDPVSASTTNKGRLIYGALIGLFVYLIRTFGGFPDAVAFAVLLLNIAVPLIDYYTQPRTYGHGAVK, encoded by the coding sequence ATGAAATTAACCATGGCCAGTTCGCCGCATAATCATAGCCATAAATCGCTAACACGATTAATGCTAACCGTTATTGCTGCGTGTATTCCTGGGCTCATTGCTCAAGTTTTCTTTTTTGGTACAGGTGTACTTATTCAACTCGCCCTTGCTTTTGTGGCTGTCACTGCTTTTGAAGCAGCAGTAATGCTAATACGTAAGCGCCCTGTTTGGCCTGCATTAAGTGATGGCAGCGCATGGTTAACCGCGGTGTTACTTGCCTTGAGTATCCCACCATTTGCACCGTGGTGGATTATTATTATTGGTTGTTTATTTTCCATAGTGATTGTAAAGCAGCTTTATGGTGGCTTAGGTTTTAACCTATTTAACCCCGCTATGGCAGCTTATGTTTTACTACTGGTATCGTTTCCTGTGCAAATGACTGCGTGGTTACCTGTTACAGATCTAGCAAGTAACCCTATTGGCTTTATAGAACAATTACGGCTTATTTTTACGGACTTTACCTCTACTGGTTATAGCTTAGATCAAGTACGTGCAGGTATTGATGGCACTACAATGGCAACGCCACTAGACACTATTAAAACAGATGTAGCTCATGGTTTAACAGTGAGCGAAAGCATGCAAAAGCCTATTTTTAACGAATGGGCAGGCCAAGGTTGGATGTGGGTTAACCTTGGTTTTTTAGCTGGCGGGTTGTATTTACTAAAAGAAAAAGTAATTAACTGGCATATTCCTGTCAGTTTTATTGGTAGCTTAGCATTATGCAGTGCTATTGGTTACATAGCGGCACCGGGCACAGAGCCGGGTACTGTATTCCACTTGCTAAGTGGCGCAACTATGATGGGCGCATTTTTTATTGCAACCGACCCAGTGTCGGCCTCAACCACAAATAAAGGTCGCTTGATTTACGGCGCACTAATTGGGTTATTTGTTTATTTAATTCGTACTTTTGGTGGTTTTCCTGATGCGGTTGCCTTTGCAGTACTATTGCTAAATATTGCAGTACCACTTATTGACTACTACACACAGCCACGTACTTATGGTCATGGAGCAGTAAAATGA